From Pusillibacter faecalis, one genomic window encodes:
- the ribF gene encoding riboflavin biosynthesis protein RibF, with protein sequence MSAKEKVIALGFFDGVHLGHAALLRRTVEEAARRGVASAVFTFDRPPKEVVTGIPCPLINSPQDRADLMRRLYGIQEVIMVPFDQEMMTTSWRDYITEILVKRHHAIHLVAGHDHHFGHKNQGSPELLMQTCAELGLGCDIIPKVELGGITVSSSYIRRLVELGQVERAHRYLGHPHTLTSTVRHGRGIGSSRLFPTANLVIPSHVLVPSHGVYVTRVTLPDGSAYPAVTNVGTRPTVDNGTDVTVEACLLDFDGDLYGETLRLEFFRHIRDEIRFDSLEALKSQIAADAETTRQAFLSGNLEGPPN encoded by the coding sequence ATGTCCGCAAAGGAAAAAGTCATTGCCCTGGGCTTCTTCGACGGAGTCCATCTGGGCCACGCCGCCCTGCTGCGGCGCACCGTGGAGGAGGCCGCCCGCCGTGGCGTGGCCTCAGCGGTATTCACCTTTGACCGTCCTCCCAAGGAGGTGGTCACAGGGATTCCCTGTCCCCTCATCAATTCCCCCCAGGACCGGGCGGATCTGATGCGGCGGCTCTATGGCATTCAGGAGGTCATCATGGTCCCCTTTGACCAGGAGATGATGACCACCTCCTGGCGGGATTACATCACTGAAATTCTGGTGAAGCGGCACCATGCCATCCATCTAGTGGCAGGACATGACCACCACTTCGGGCATAAAAACCAGGGCTCACCGGAGCTGTTGATGCAGACCTGTGCGGAGCTGGGCCTGGGCTGCGATATCATTCCCAAGGTGGAACTGGGCGGCATCACTGTCAGCTCCTCCTATATCCGGCGGCTTGTGGAGTTGGGTCAGGTGGAGCGGGCGCACCGTTATCTGGGGCACCCCCACACCCTTACCAGCACTGTCCGCCATGGCCGGGGCATTGGCTCGTCCCGCCTTTTCCCAACCGCCAACCTCGTGATTCCATCCCATGTGCTGGTACCCAGCCACGGCGTCTATGTGACCCGAGTCACCTTGCCGGACGGCTCCGCCTACCCTGCTGTTACCAATGTGGGGACCCGCCCCACTGTAGACAACGGCACCGACGTGACCGTGGAGGCCTGCCTCCTGGACTTTGATGGTGACTTATACGGAGAGACCCTCCGCCTGGAATTCTTCCGGCATATCCGGGATGAAATCCGTTTCGACTCCCTGGAGGCTCTAAAATCTCAAATTGCCGCTGACGCAGAGACTACCCGACAGGCCTTTCTTTCAGGGAATTTGGAGGGTCCTCCAAACTAA
- a CDS encoding QueT transporter family protein produces the protein MSHSRFSTHQLALAGIIAGIYAGLTLLLPIPQYLGVQFRIAEAMTVLPFLCPAAIPGLTIGCFLANLLGSPMVMDWVFGTVATLLAALWTSRLKNRYLAPLPPVICNAVIVGAEIAWFFPEGMSFWAAYGLNAFTVGIGELAVCCLLGLPLLKWAERTPALLKRV, from the coding sequence ATGTCTCATTCCCGATTTTCCACCCACCAGCTGGCATTGGCTGGCATCATTGCCGGTATTTACGCCGGCTTGACTTTGCTACTGCCAATCCCGCAGTATCTGGGGGTACAGTTCCGGATTGCAGAGGCCATGACGGTGCTGCCCTTTCTTTGCCCGGCAGCCATTCCCGGACTGACAATCGGGTGCTTTCTGGCGAATCTCTTAGGCTCTCCCATGGTGATGGACTGGGTGTTCGGCACGGTGGCCACGCTGCTGGCAGCCCTGTGGACATCCCGGCTGAAAAACCGCTATCTGGCGCCTTTGCCGCCAGTCATCTGCAACGCGGTGATCGTAGGAGCAGAAATCGCCTGGTTTTTTCCGGAGGGCATGAGCTTTTGGGCCGCCTACGGCCTGAATGCATTTACGGTAGGAATCGGAGAGCTGGCTGTGTGCTGTTTGCTGGGACTTCCTCTGCTGAAGTGGGCAGAGCGGACACCTGCGCTGCTGAAAAGAGTATGA
- the truB gene encoding tRNA pseudouridine(55) synthase TruB — protein MPDGILIVNKPAGWTSMDVCAKIRGILREKRVGHGGTLDPMATGVLPVFVGQATRAVEFAETSRKEYVAGMRLGVVTNTQDTSGEVLEERPVAVSRVDVEAALSRFRGDILQVPPMYSAVKIGGKKLYELARKGQEVERKPRPVTIYELELLEQIHARDFLLRCVCSKGTYIRTLCHDLGQALGCGGAMFSLCRTMAAGFSLEQAVSLEAVQSQGDSLLLPTDSLFTAYPILLLSSEQTEKRVRCGNPISLPGTPDGTYRIYGHSRDFLCLSRAEKGTLTSIKNFFGA, from the coding sequence ATGCCTGATGGAATTTTGATCGTCAACAAGCCTGCCGGATGGACCAGCATGGATGTGTGCGCCAAGATTCGGGGCATCCTCCGGGAAAAGCGGGTGGGACACGGCGGGACCTTGGACCCCATGGCCACCGGCGTGCTGCCCGTCTTTGTAGGGCAGGCCACCCGAGCTGTGGAGTTCGCGGAAACCAGTCGGAAGGAATATGTGGCCGGGATGCGGCTGGGTGTTGTAACCAACACCCAGGACACCTCTGGCGAAGTGCTGGAAGAGCGCCCCGTCGCCGTGTCCCGGGTCGATGTGGAGGCGGCCCTCTCCCGCTTCCGGGGAGATATTTTACAGGTGCCTCCCATGTATTCCGCCGTTAAAATCGGCGGAAAAAAGCTCTATGAACTGGCCCGGAAGGGACAGGAGGTAGAGCGGAAGCCGCGGCCAGTCACCATTTATGAGTTGGAGCTTTTAGAGCAGATCCATGCAAGAGATTTTCTTCTCCGCTGTGTCTGTTCCAAGGGCACTTACATCCGCACCTTATGTCATGACCTGGGACAGGCCCTGGGCTGCGGCGGAGCCATGTTCTCCCTGTGCCGCACGATGGCGGCTGGTTTTTCTCTGGAGCAGGCCGTCTCTCTGGAGGCCGTCCAGTCTCAAGGGGACTCTCTGCTGCTTCCCACAGACAGTTTGTTTACCGCCTATCCCATTCTGCTGCTTTCTTCGGAACAGACGGAGAAACGGGTCCGCTGCGGCAACCCCATCTCCCTTCCCGGCACACCGGACGGCACATACCGGATCTACGGGCACAGCCGGGACTTTCTCTGCCTGTCCCGGGCGGAGAAGGGGACACTCACTTCCATCAAGAACTTTTTTGGAGCGTAA